A region of Falsibacillus albus DNA encodes the following proteins:
- a CDS encoding multidrug effflux MFS transporter yields MNTLSKSKRLQLALLLGSLSLIGPFTIDTYLPSFPTIVKDFHTHASLVQISLTTCLLGLGFGQLLIGPLSDITGRRKPLIIFLSLYLLSSLTCAAAPNIYTLIVSRFIQGFAAAGGLVISRAVVRDLYSGRELTKFFASLMLIGNLGPIIAPISGGLILTFANWKGVFIALACIGLILILSVTLKLEETLPAEKRIPSNFKQVIGNFGSLLKDREFAGYAFTQAFTVAGIFAYVSGISFVYQNIYGVSPQIFSLLFGVNGIGLVIGTQLVGRFSIFSEKTFLKIGLLLSNTAAMFLLFALIIKAPLIAVAVPIFFVVMSISIIGTSSFSLAMETKGHMAGSASALLGVLPFLLGSLTSPLVGIAGEYTAIPMGIVMSSASFMAFLSYFVLVNKGSIHLKPGRKLYQ; encoded by the coding sequence TTGAATACTTTATCAAAGTCCAAGCGGTTGCAGCTTGCTCTGTTACTAGGGTCGCTATCGCTTATTGGTCCTTTTACAATAGATACCTATTTGCCTTCGTTTCCAACGATTGTGAAGGATTTTCATACGCATGCTTCTTTGGTGCAAATCAGCTTGACGACTTGCTTGCTGGGGTTGGGATTCGGGCAATTGCTGATAGGGCCGTTGAGTGATATAACAGGCCGTCGAAAGCCGCTCATTATTTTTCTTAGCTTGTATTTACTCTCTTCATTGACATGTGCGGCGGCACCAAATATTTATACATTGATTGTGTCGCGGTTTATTCAAGGTTTTGCGGCAGCAGGCGGACTGGTTATATCCAGGGCCGTGGTACGCGACCTTTATAGCGGAAGGGAACTCACGAAGTTTTTTGCATCGTTAATGCTGATCGGAAATCTTGGTCCCATTATCGCACCGATCTCGGGTGGCCTTATTCTTACGTTTGCCAATTGGAAAGGTGTTTTCATTGCCCTGGCTTGTATTGGCCTCATTCTCATTTTGTCGGTTACGTTGAAACTGGAGGAGACGCTGCCTGCCGAAAAACGGATTCCAAGCAATTTTAAACAAGTCATCGGCAACTTTGGCTCTTTGCTGAAGGACCGTGAATTTGCAGGATATGCCTTTACACAAGCCTTTACTGTGGCCGGCATTTTTGCTTATGTATCTGGCATCTCCTTTGTTTATCAGAATATATACGGTGTTTCACCTCAGATCTTTAGCTTGCTCTTTGGTGTCAATGGCATCGGGTTAGTCATTGGTACACAACTTGTTGGGCGGTTTTCGATTTTTTCTGAGAAAACGTTCTTGAAGATCGGCCTGCTTCTTTCTAATACAGCCGCGATGTTCCTGCTTTTTGCTCTGATCATAAAAGCACCGTTAATAGCGGTTGCGGTCCCTATTTTCTTTGTTGTCATGTCGATTAGCATTATCGGGACATCTTCCTTTTCATTGGCAATGGAAACCAAGGGGCATATGGCCGGAAGTGCTTCAGCGTTATTGGGTGTGCTGCCATTTCTACTAGGCTCATTGACATCCCCATTAGTCGGGATTGCAGGAGAATATACAGCCATACCAATGGGAATTGTGATGTCTTCAGCCAGCTTCATGGCCTTTTTATCCTACTTTGTCTTAGTCAACAAAGGTTCCATCCATTTAAAACCAGGTAGAAAACTTTATCAATAA
- the groL gene encoding chaperonin GroEL (60 kDa chaperone family; promotes refolding of misfolded polypeptides especially under stressful conditions; forms two stacked rings of heptamers to form a barrel-shaped 14mer; ends can be capped by GroES; misfolded proteins enter the barrel where they are refolded when GroES binds) → MAKEIKFSEEARRSMLRGVDKLADAVKVTLGPKGRNVVLEKKFGSPLITNDGVTIAKEIELEDAFENMGAKLVAEVASKTNDVAGDGTTTATVLAQAMIREGLKNVTAGANPVGLRKGIEKAVQVAIEELKAISKPIEGKESIAQVAAISSADEEVGQLIAEAMERVGNDGVITIEESKGFSTELDVVEGMQFDRGYASPYMVTDSDKMEAVLENPYILITDKKITNIQEILPVLEQVVQQGKPLLLVAEDVEGEALATLVVNKLRGTFNAVAVKAPGFGDRRKAMLEDLAILTGGEVITEDLGLDLKSASIDQLGRAAKVVVTKENTTVVEGSGQTDKIAARVNQIRAQLEETTSEFDREKLQERLAKLAGGVAVVKVGAATETELKERKLRIEDALNSTRAAVEEGIVSGGGTALVNVYNKVASLETAGDEKTGVNIVLRALEEPIRQISHNAGLEGSIVVERLKREEVGVGFNAATGEWVNMIESGIVDPTKVTRSALQNAASVAAMFLTTEAVVADIPEEGGGMPDMSGMGGMGGMGGMM, encoded by the coding sequence ATGGCTAAAGAAATTAAATTCAGCGAAGAAGCTCGCCGTTCGATGCTTCGCGGTGTGGATAAATTAGCGGATGCTGTAAAAGTAACTCTTGGACCTAAAGGACGCAACGTGGTGCTTGAGAAAAAATTCGGTTCCCCGTTGATCACGAATGATGGTGTGACAATCGCGAAAGAAATCGAACTTGAAGATGCATTCGAAAACATGGGTGCGAAGCTTGTTGCTGAAGTAGCAAGCAAAACAAACGATGTAGCCGGTGACGGTACTACGACTGCAACGGTTCTTGCACAAGCGATGATCCGTGAAGGTCTTAAAAACGTGACAGCTGGTGCAAACCCTGTAGGTCTTCGCAAAGGGATCGAAAAAGCTGTTCAAGTTGCGATCGAAGAGCTTAAAGCCATCTCTAAACCAATCGAAGGCAAAGAGTCCATCGCACAAGTTGCGGCGATCTCTTCAGCTGATGAAGAAGTCGGCCAATTGATTGCTGAAGCGATGGAGCGCGTTGGAAACGACGGCGTCATCACTATCGAAGAATCAAAAGGATTCTCAACTGAGTTGGATGTAGTGGAAGGTATGCAGTTCGACCGCGGCTACGCTTCTCCATACATGGTGACAGACTCCGATAAAATGGAAGCTGTCCTTGAAAATCCATATATCTTGATCACAGATAAAAAGATCACAAACATTCAAGAAATCCTTCCTGTCCTTGAGCAGGTTGTACAGCAAGGCAAGCCATTATTGCTTGTAGCTGAGGATGTTGAAGGTGAAGCACTTGCTACATTGGTAGTGAACAAACTTCGCGGAACATTCAATGCAGTTGCTGTTAAAGCTCCTGGATTCGGTGATCGCCGTAAAGCGATGCTTGAAGACCTTGCTATCCTTACTGGCGGCGAAGTCATCACAGAAGATCTTGGATTGGATCTTAAATCTGCAAGCATCGACCAATTGGGCCGTGCAGCGAAAGTTGTCGTCACAAAAGAAAACACAACAGTTGTTGAAGGCTCTGGCCAAACGGACAAAATTGCTGCCCGCGTCAACCAAATCCGCGCTCAATTAGAAGAAACTACTTCTGAATTCGACCGTGAAAAACTACAAGAACGCCTTGCGAAATTAGCTGGCGGTGTAGCAGTAGTCAAAGTTGGTGCAGCTACTGAAACAGAATTGAAAGAGCGCAAACTCCGCATCGAAGACGCCTTGAACTCTACTCGTGCAGCAGTAGAAGAAGGTATCGTTTCCGGTGGTGGTACTGCCCTTGTGAACGTATACAACAAAGTCGCTTCCCTTGAAACAGCAGGCGACGAAAAAACTGGCGTGAACATCGTTCTTCGTGCACTTGAAGAGCCAATCCGCCAAATCTCCCACAACGCTGGACTGGAAGGTTCAATCGTGGTTGAACGCCTAAAACGCGAAGAAGTCGGAGTTGGCTTCAACGCAGCAACTGGCGAGTGGGTAAACATGATCGAATCCGGTATCGTGGATCCGACAAAAGTAACTCGTTCTGCACTTCAAAACGCAGCTTCTGTTGCAGCAATGTTCTTGACTACTGAAGCAGTAGTAGCGGACATTCCTGAAGAAGGCGGCGGCATGCCTGACATGAGCGGCATGGGCGGAATGGGTGGAATGGGCGGCATGATGTAA
- the groES gene encoding co-chaperone GroES, whose protein sequence is MLKPLGDRVIIELVESEEKTASGIVLPDSAKEKPQEGKVVAVGTGRVLESGERVAPELTVEDRIIFSKYAGTEVKYQGTEYLILRESDILAVVSK, encoded by the coding sequence TTGTTAAAACCACTAGGTGATCGCGTTATTATTGAGCTAGTCGAGTCAGAGGAAAAGACTGCAAGCGGAATCGTACTGCCGGACTCAGCGAAAGAAAAGCCACAAGAAGGTAAAGTTGTTGCAGTTGGAACAGGCCGTGTGCTGGAAAGCGGAGAGCGTGTAGCTCCTGAATTAACGGTTGAAGACCGCATTATCTTCTCTAAATATGCTGGTACAGAAGTGAAATACCAAGGCACTGAATACTTAATCCTTCGCGAAAGCGATATTTTGGCAGTAGTAAGCAAGTAA